In the Gammaproteobacteria bacterium genome, one interval contains:
- a CDS encoding OmpA family protein, which translates to MPRYMREAEADAGAPDAGVGQTDAGVPLPGGVPEAEAAAPTGPNACATQEEEERKERFRRRSLSATDFRPAAGYGKFDAYYWPFMSLMSAIVKMKFNFLEAEDTPDIPTLFSMVLAGQDISVYFWTDGEKRQYERDYVQTVSQQWSFQHTFRSTKPCWPFIAVPYVTPHIVNDASDAHFNVSVFKMSSATGKRTSSFRARNPGTAGWQGTGELDENDVIEEQDKRSRDVARSERRRLERAIAAAGASPVLFSHNRSDIQPPFGARLTALAEAMKAKNPSDPAIPLILRGFASAEGPRARNDRLSRERAEATAEELRRTGVPQSLIVDPQGPVGAPNDATNRKVELVPDSGFETGYTGNRFSPAAHEFGHAIGLPDEYVNRTTGNLGAKQTAFVNLARQAGVSPPDRWGDRTASVMSVGVDVLPRHYLTIWEALGQMTSPDIVRNEWSLG; encoded by the coding sequence TTGCCGCGCTATATGCGCGAGGCCGAAGCCGATGCCGGCGCGCCCGATGCAGGGGTGGGACAGACTGACGCCGGCGTACCGTTGCCCGGCGGGGTGCCTGAGGCCGAAGCAGCGGCGCCGACCGGGCCCAACGCCTGTGCCACGCAAGAAGAGGAAGAACGTAAAGAGCGTTTTCGCCGGCGCAGTCTTTCGGCAACGGACTTCCGCCCCGCGGCGGGCTACGGCAAGTTCGATGCTTATTATTGGCCCTTCATGTCGCTGATGTCGGCCATCGTCAAGATGAAATTCAACTTTCTCGAGGCCGAAGACACGCCGGACATCCCGACCCTGTTCTCCATGGTCCTGGCTGGGCAGGACATCAGCGTCTATTTCTGGACCGACGGCGAGAAGCGCCAGTATGAACGGGACTATGTACAGACGGTGTCGCAGCAATGGTCGTTCCAACACACCTTCCGTTCCACCAAGCCCTGCTGGCCCTTCATCGCCGTACCCTATGTGACGCCACACATCGTCAATGATGCCAGCGACGCTCACTTCAACGTCTCGGTGTTCAAGATGTCCAGCGCTACGGGCAAGCGCACCTCTTCGTTCAGGGCGCGCAACCCCGGCACTGCTGGCTGGCAGGGCACAGGCGAGTTGGACGAGAATGATGTCATCGAGGAACAGGACAAACGCAGTCGCGACGTGGCGCGTTCGGAACGCCGGCGCCTGGAACGGGCCATCGCTGCCGCTGGCGCCTCGCCGGTGTTGTTTTCCCATAATCGCTCCGATATCCAGCCGCCCTTCGGTGCGCGTCTCACCGCCCTGGCAGAGGCCATGAAGGCCAAGAACCCCTCCGACCCGGCCATCCCCCTCATCCTGCGGGGCTTCGCCAGCGCCGAAGGCCCGCGCGCGCGCAACGACCGGTTGTCACGCGAGCGCGCCGAGGCCACCGCCGAAGAGCTGCGCCGTACCGGCGTGCCGCAATCCTTGATCGTGGATCCCCAGGGTCCGGTCGGTGCGCCCAATGATGCCACCAACCGCAAGGTGGAACTCGTTCCCGACAGCGGCTTCGAGACCGGCTACACGGGCAACCGCTTCTCGCCCGCCGCGCACGAATTCGGCCACGCCATCGGCCTGCCCGATGAGTACGTCAACCGCACCACGGGCAACCTCGGTGCCAAACAAACCGCCTTTGTCAACCTGGCGCGGCAGGCCGGCGTCTCACCACCCGACCGCTGGGGCGATCGCACCGCCAGCGTGATGTCGGTGGGTGTGGACGTGTTGCCGCGGCACTACCTCACCATATGGGAGGCGCTGGGGCAGATGACCTCGCCGGATATCGTGCGCAACGAATGGAGCCTCGGCTGA
- a CDS encoding ABC-type transport auxiliary lipoprotein family protein — protein MKKPRNIALAVTILLLATSACSILPESAPVQLLDPRLPAPSPSGRDTSWTLNITRPDSDPIRDSTRVLVRTGEGQLQAHASARWIAAGPELLRTLLVRHLRDAGTIAQINASAAGMERTLVLDLRRFELAETGEARLQVEIGFEARLYDSSTADLMARELFEGRQPVSAAQPAAILQGFEAVLGEIIPALADWLTTRGGTRRGALRNLD, from the coding sequence ATGAAAAAACCACGCAACATTGCGCTGGCCGTCACGATACTGCTGCTCGCGACCAGCGCCTGCTCCATTCTTCCCGAAAGCGCGCCAGTGCAATTGCTGGACCCGCGACTGCCCGCGCCCTCGCCGTCCGGGCGAGACACATCCTGGACGCTGAACATCACGCGGCCCGACTCCGACCCCATCCGAGATTCGACGCGGGTGCTGGTGCGAACCGGCGAAGGTCAACTGCAGGCCCATGCCAGCGCCCGCTGGATCGCCGCGGGGCCCGAACTGTTGCGCACCCTACTCGTTCGCCACCTTCGCGATGCCGGAACAATCGCCCAGATCAACGCCAGCGCAGCCGGTATGGAGCGTACCCTGGTGCTGGACCTGCGTCGGTTCGAACTGGCCGAAACCGGTGAAGCTCGCCTGCAGGTGGAAATCGGCTTCGAGGCCCGCCTGTATGACAGCAGCACGGCCGACTTGATGGCGCGCGAACTCTTCGAGGGCCGGCAGCCGGTCAGCGCTGCGCAACCGGCCGCCATACTCCAAGGTTTCGAAGCCGTGCTCGGAGAGATCATTCCGGCGCTCGCCGACTGGCTGACCACCCGGGGCGGAACCCGGCGCGGCGCATTGCGAAATTTAGATTAA